Proteins from a genomic interval of Candidatus Bealeia paramacronuclearis:
- a CDS encoding tetratricopeptide repeat protein, with product MFKKSYFLSSSLIILVLLLGNSANAMDEEEKKHFAPRKDDKVKYPLSNPSPQNNREYYGGSYAEYENPYNPYAFYEYYPQDMNSGYHGYGYGGYGDENSNAYLYVPSNGNFLNQALQHLGGSFLLSANQNKPSQKKYLNKNANPFTPKDNKPQSIEKGKTLFESSEIKKSPSKKHVKEKKVNALPSPPSSISFSPKGDWGKPLNSKAEKNEVEPQSLLGSSSNQSKKNPNKKHEHLENYISESGNFINEKEILPNFDGVKFDKIPSFLKEHNIRTVGELRQKLSKMKPTDVDVFYQLATSLRHNQQNWWGLAEEILKTLANSQNIPDEKKAFSYLGLAKIASRHDERADVMQHLKSALAVKGNFPKILLWGGNAHRIFGEKKKGADLLSRALNHDNITKKDRIKALIGLGNARFTDNDHKHDFDWYLEALKILGQEGDVNLRAQALIGLGNKRFTDKGHKQADWHQEALTILGDNGDKTLRAQALMGLGNARFTDTAHKHDFDWYLEALKILGKEGDVNLRAQALMGLGNKRFTDKDHKQADWYQEALTILGDNGDKTLRAQALIGLGNARFTDNDHTSNTDWYQEALKILGEEGDVNLRAQALIGLGNARFTNDHKHDFDWYQEALTILGDNGDKTLRAQALIGLGNARFTDNDHTSNTDWYQEALKILGEEGDVNLRAQALMGLGNARFTDNDHKHDFDWYQEALTILGEEGDVNLRAQVLIGLGNARFTDKNHTSNTDWHQEALKILGKNGDVNLRAQALIGLGNASRSMKKNEEAITYYKDAQKLVGVNSSLYNKASDGIKEASMFLNYNNNKKQNLRGK from the coding sequence GTGTTTAAGAAATCATATTTTTTATCTTCTTCTTTAATCATTCTTGTTTTGCTTCTTGGAAACTCTGCAAATGCAATGGACGAAGAGGAAAAAAAGCATTTTGCTCCCCGGAAAGACGACAAAGTTAAATATCCACTCAGCAACCCTTCCCCTCAAAATAACAGGGAATACTATGGAGGTTCATACGCTGAATATGAAAATCCTTATAATCCTTATGCTTTCTATGAGTATTATCCTCAAGATATGAACTCTGGCTATCATGGGTATGGCTATGGTGGATATGGAGATGAAAATAGCAATGCATATCTATATGTTCCAAGTAATGGAAACTTCTTAAACCAAGCTCTTCAACATTTAGGTGGATCCTTTCTTCTTTCAGCAAATCAAAATAAACCCTCTCAAAAAAAATATTTAAATAAGAACGCAAATCCTTTCACTCCTAAAGATAATAAACCTCAGTCTATAGAAAAGGGGAAGACGCTTTTTGAATCGTCAGAAATAAAAAAATCTCCCTCAAAGAAACACGTAAAAGAGAAAAAAGTGAATGCTCTTCCTTCGCCTCCTTCATCAATCTCTTTCTCACCCAAAGGAGATTGGGGCAAACCTTTAAATTCAAAAGCGGAAAAAAATGAGGTAGAACCGCAGTCTTTATTAGGATCTTCTTCAAATCAATCGAAAAAAAATCCTAATAAAAAACACGAACATTTAGAAAATTATATCTCTGAAAGTGGAAATTTTATAAACGAAAAGGAAATTCTTCCGAATTTTGATGGGGTTAAGTTCGATAAAATTCCTTCTTTTCTTAAAGAGCATAACATTCGCACAGTAGGGGAGCTTAGACAAAAGCTCTCTAAAATGAAGCCTACTGATGTAGATGTTTTTTATCAGCTTGCAACCTCATTACGCCATAATCAACAAAATTGGTGGGGGTTAGCTGAAGAAATCCTTAAAACACTTGCTAATAGCCAAAACATACCGGATGAAAAAAAAGCTTTTTCTTATTTAGGACTAGCTAAAATAGCGAGTCGGCACGATGAAAGAGCAGATGTTATGCAACATCTAAAATCAGCTTTAGCGGTGAAGGGAAATTTTCCAAAAATACTCCTTTGGGGAGGGAATGCCCATCGCATTTTTGGTGAAAAAAAGAAAGGCGCAGATCTTCTAAGTCGCGCACTTAATCATGATAATATTACGAAAAAGGATAGAATTAAAGCTCTCATTGGCCTCGGGAATGCGCGATTCACCGATAATGATCATAAACATGACTTTGACTGGTATCTAGAGGCTCTCAAAATCCTTGGGCAGGAGGGAGATGTCAATCTTCGTGCTCAAGCTCTCATTGGTCTTGGGAATAAACGATTCACAGATAAAGGTCATAAACAAGCAGACTGGCACCAAGAGGCTCTCACAATTCTTGGAGATAACGGAGATAAAACCCTTCGTGCTCAAGCCCTCATGGGTCTCGGGAATGCGCGATTCACCGATACTGCTCATAAACATGACTTTGACTGGTATCTAGAGGCTCTCAAAATTCTGGGGAAGGAGGGAGATGTCAATCTTCGTGCTCAAGCTCTCATGGGTCTTGGGAATAAACGATTCACAGATAAAGATCATAAACAAGCAGACTGGTACCAAGAGGCTCTCACAATTCTTGGAGATAACGGAGATAAAACCCTTCGCGCTCAAGCCCTCATTGGTCTTGGGAATGCGCGATTCACCGATAATGATCATACATCTAATACAGACTGGTACCAAGAGGCTCTCAAAATCCTTGGGGAGGAGGGAGATGTCAATCTTCGTGCTCAAGCTCTCATTGGTCTTGGGAATGCGCGATTCACCAATGATCATAAACATGACTTTGACTGGTACCAAGAGGCTCTCACAATTCTTGGAGATAACGGAGATAAAACCCTTCGCGCTCAAGCCCTCATTGGTCTTGGGAATGCGCGATTCACCGATAATGATCATACATCTAATACAGACTGGTACCAAGAGGCTCTCAAAATCCTTGGGGAGGAGGGAGATGTCAATCTTCGTGCTCAAGCTCTCATGGGTCTCGGGAATGCGCGATTCACCGATAATGATCATAAACATGACTTTGACTGGTACCAAGAGGCTCTCACAATCCTTGGGGAGGAGGGAGATGTCAATCTTCGTGCTCAAGTTCTCATTGGCCTCGGGAATGCGCGATTCACCGATAAAAATCATACATCTAATACAGACTGGCACCAAGAGGCTCTCAAAATTCTGGGGAAGAATGGAGATGTCAATCTTCGCGCTCAAGCTCTCATTGGTCTCGGGAATGCGTCAAGGTCAATGAAAAAAAATGAAGAGGCCATAACTTATTATAAAGATGCACAAAAACTTGTAGGAGTGAATTCTTCTCTTTACAATAAAGCCAGCGATGGCATT
- a CDS encoding tetratricopeptide repeat protein: MKKIQKNKLCFRAQTFNVPLVFLLSAFVASCTHDGIVSTPRSEKISLIDFDRIIPPNINAKEKEKIIEGVETLKKQDYAKASQLFNAILNDDPTNSFVHTLNALTYQMMGKNGDYGSYDLAEAGYLQAKKFDSNNMFASLQLGRVKAEKKNYVGAQDEFAEVLLFDPKNQEALYELASVSYLMGDVKTASMSVDQLLKENNKSPKYLRAAAMIYAAQGHKDQAKIFLGDYKKFEKSQKDTAYLERRVDDWVRAHETEGVKLVKSSEDSTAAVQGFMDMPSEPGRSPTENIIFPTRHPRPVNPEPKEPMVVIDGVVMRVIEEAQTSKGNNILNNFTLTIAPYTKYAASHAGSAITGASIFPLNNSTASSNNSSIPGSVNSAVQNINNNVLLVTRGISFGTLSYALNIANATRQHIEIIGRPTLTTYVGKPSAFFNGAELDIALTSSFGGGPFKKHLRVAH, from the coding sequence TTGAAAAAGATTCAGAAAAACAAACTATGTTTTCGTGCTCAAACTTTCAATGTGCCGCTTGTGTTTTTGCTTTCGGCCTTTGTGGCCAGTTGTACCCATGATGGGATTGTGAGTACTCCCCGCAGTGAGAAAATTTCTCTAATTGATTTTGATCGTATTATTCCTCCAAACATCAATGCGAAAGAAAAAGAAAAAATTATAGAGGGAGTTGAGACGCTTAAAAAACAGGATTATGCCAAGGCTTCTCAGCTTTTTAATGCTATTCTTAATGATGACCCCACTAATTCTTTTGTGCATACCTTAAATGCATTGACTTATCAAATGATGGGAAAAAATGGTGATTATGGTTCTTATGATTTGGCGGAAGCCGGATATCTTCAGGCCAAAAAATTCGATTCCAACAACATGTTTGCCTCCCTTCAATTGGGGCGCGTTAAGGCAGAAAAGAAAAATTATGTGGGAGCACAAGACGAATTTGCAGAAGTCCTCCTATTTGACCCCAAAAATCAAGAAGCACTTTATGAATTAGCGTCTGTGTCTTATCTTATGGGGGACGTTAAAACAGCTAGCATGAGTGTGGATCAGCTCTTAAAAGAAAATAATAAAAGCCCAAAATATTTGCGGGCGGCGGCCATGATTTATGCCGCACAAGGCCATAAGGATCAGGCTAAAATTTTCTTAGGTGATTATAAAAAATTCGAAAAAAGTCAAAAAGATACAGCCTACCTTGAGCGCCGTGTTGATGATTGGGTTCGTGCTCATGAGACTGAGGGCGTTAAGCTGGTTAAGTCCTCGGAAGATTCAACGGCAGCAGTTCAAGGATTTATGGATATGCCGTCTGAACCAGGGCGAAGCCCTACTGAAAATATTATTTTTCCCACAAGGCATCCTAGACCTGTTAATCCAGAGCCTAAAGAGCCTATGGTTGTCATTGATGGGGTTGTGATGCGCGTGATTGAAGAGGCGCAGACCTCTAAGGGAAATAATATTCTCAATAATTTTACGCTCACTATTGCTCCTTATACAAAATATGCCGCAAGCCATGCGGGAAGCGCCATTACCGGGGCGAGTATTTTTCCTTTGAATAATAGCACTGCATCCTCTAACAACAGTTCCATACCTGGGTCTGTGAACAGCGCTGTACAAAACATTAATAATAATGTGTTGTTGGTCACTCGCGGGATTAGCTTTGGAACGCTAAGTTACGCTTTAAATATTGCCAATGCGACAAGGCAGCATATTGAAATTATTGGCCGCCCCACTTTAACAACTTATGTTGGAAAGCCCTCTGCATTTTTTAATGGTGCTGAACTTGACATTGCCCTGACCAGTTCTTTTGGGGGGGGTCCATTCAAAAAACACCTACGGGTAGCACATTAG